The following proteins come from a genomic window of Myxococcota bacterium:
- a CDS encoding RNA polymerase sigma factor: MSDEALLDHIRRGSEPHFGELYNRYFQRIYTFAYVRVRNHADAEEIAQETFTAVFRSIGAFGGRSTLLSWIYGIAKNTANNHLRRAKPHDARIDDLDESVIATTDAFESSRPDEEFELHAYARTVAARLDKLAPWQVDAFCMRHFDNLSIPEICERTDRSSDAVRSSLYRVKRVFLETVGAEAR, translated from the coding sequence ATGAGCGACGAGGCCCTGCTCGACCACATCCGCCGGGGGAGCGAGCCGCACTTCGGCGAGCTCTACAACCGCTACTTCCAGCGCATCTACACGTTCGCCTACGTGCGCGTGCGCAATCACGCGGACGCCGAGGAGATCGCGCAGGAGACGTTCACCGCCGTGTTCCGCTCGATCGGGGCGTTCGGCGGCCGGTCGACGCTCCTCTCCTGGATCTACGGCATCGCCAAGAACACCGCGAACAACCACCTGCGTCGCGCGAAGCCGCACGACGCGCGCATCGACGACCTCGACGAATCGGTGATCGCGACGACCGACGCCTTCGAGAGCTCGCGGCCCGACGAGGAGTTCGAGCTGCACGCCTATGCGCGAACGGTGGCGGCGCGGCTCGACAAGCTCGCGCCCTGGCAGGTCGACGCCTTCTGCATGCGCCACTTCGACAACCTCTCGATCCCGGAGATCTGCGAGCGCACGGATCGCTCGAGCGATGCCGTGCGGTCGAGCCTCTACCGGGTGAAGCGCGTCTTCCTCGAGACCGTGGGAGCCGAAGCCCGATGA
- a CDS encoding sigma-70 family RNA polymerase sigma factor, with protein MNHRKTWDSDTELVEQILGGSAEHFDLLYEAYFPRVYRFALKRLRDAGEAEDVTQEVFMTLLSALPSYKGESSLIVWIFGITRNKVNRRFRGVRPRFESIEGGEASEVPARAASTEDAVDARRILGRCERAIENDLTPLQRHIFQLKHLREQPIRAIAQALGKSEDAIKANLYRMRRSISDGTPGLEALLRG; from the coding sequence GTGAACCACCGAAAGACCTGGGACTCCGATACCGAGCTCGTCGAGCAGATCCTCGGCGGCAGCGCCGAGCACTTCGATCTCCTCTACGAGGCGTACTTCCCGCGCGTGTACCGCTTCGCGCTGAAGCGCCTGCGCGACGCCGGCGAGGCCGAGGACGTGACGCAGGAGGTCTTCATGACGCTCCTGAGCGCGCTCCCTTCCTACAAGGGCGAGTCGTCGCTGATCGTCTGGATCTTCGGGATCACCCGCAACAAGGTGAATCGGCGCTTCCGCGGCGTGCGCCCGCGGTTCGAGTCGATCGAGGGCGGCGAGGCCTCGGAGGTCCCCGCGCGCGCGGCGTCGACGGAGGATGCCGTCGACGCGCGGCGCATCCTCGGCCGCTGCGAGCGCGCGATCGAGAACGACCTCACGCCGCTCCAGCGCCACATCTTCCAGCTCAAGCACCTTCGCGAGCAGCCCATCCGGGCGATCGCGCAGGCGCTCGGCAAGTCCGAGGACGCGATCAAGGCCAACCTCTACCGGATGCGCCGCTCCATCTCGGACGGCACGCCCGGGCTCGAGGCGCTGCTGCGAGGCTGA